In Halorhabdus tiamatea SARL4B, a genomic segment contains:
- a CDS encoding aldo/keto reductase, protein MDTKPLGTTGESVSELSLGAMYFGSRIDRETSFALLDRYYEAGGRFIDTANIYATWVDGYDEPESEPLVGEWLEERGVREEMTIATKLGFSYGDVPRSLDPALIDEEIAKSRERLGIETIDLLYIHVDDPDTPQVDVMETLAGAVEAGDVRHLGASNVPAWRIARANRIAAEQGWPRFEAVQTRFSYMIPDRDADFAGQLPASDELLDYCDQEDLTVLPYSPTMQGCYDRDDRPIPDGYVRSENRLKMDVVETIAERKGVDGNAVVLAWMLDRDLPTIPVVGVSTMEQLEANLQASEISFTDEERERLNAIESLGFEEWDLRGE, encoded by the coding sequence ATGGACACCAAACCGCTTGGTACGACCGGCGAATCAGTGAGCGAACTCTCGCTGGGTGCGATGTACTTCGGCAGCCGGATCGACCGGGAAACGTCCTTCGCGCTGCTGGATCGGTACTACGAGGCCGGCGGTCGGTTCATCGACACCGCGAACATCTACGCGACGTGGGTCGACGGCTACGACGAACCGGAGAGCGAACCGCTCGTCGGCGAGTGGCTCGAGGAGCGCGGCGTCCGCGAGGAGATGACGATCGCGACGAAACTCGGGTTCAGCTACGGCGACGTCCCCCGGAGTCTCGATCCGGCGCTGATCGACGAGGAGATCGCAAAGAGCCGCGAGCGCCTGGGGATCGAGACGATCGACCTGTTGTATATCCACGTCGACGACCCGGACACCCCGCAGGTCGACGTGATGGAGACGCTCGCCGGGGCCGTCGAGGCGGGCGACGTCCGGCATCTCGGGGCGAGTAACGTGCCCGCCTGGCGGATCGCCCGGGCAAACCGGATCGCCGCCGAACAGGGCTGGCCCCGCTTCGAGGCTGTTCAGACGCGCTTCTCGTACATGATCCCCGATCGGGACGCCGACTTCGCCGGGCAACTCCCCGCCAGCGACGAACTCCTGGACTACTGCGACCAGGAGGACCTGACCGTCCTTCCCTACTCGCCGACAATGCAGGGCTGCTACGACCGCGACGACCGCCCAATCCCCGATGGCTACGTCCGCTCGGAGAACCGCCTCAAGATGGACGTCGTCGAGACCATCGCCGAGCGCAAGGGCGTCGACGGCAACGCCGTCGTACTGGCGTGGATGCTCGACCGCGATCTGCCGACGATTCCCGTCGTCGGCGTGAGTACGATGGAACAACTCGAAGCGAACCTCCAGGCCAGCGAGATCAGCTTCACCGACGAAGAGCGTGAACGCCTGAACGCGATCGAGTCGCTCGGCTTCGAGGAGTGGGATCTACGCGGCGAGTGA